CGTACCCAGGGCTTGGGCCCCGAAAGCTCCAAAAAGGCCCCCGCCAGGTGGGTGTGCCCGTGGAGGGTGAGGCGGGCCTCGGTGCAGGCGAAGGCCTCCCGGGCCAGGAAGAGGTCGTCCAGGTACTCCAGGGGATCGCAGGGACTCCCGTGGACGAGAAGCGCCCCTTCCACCTCCTTCTGCCAGGGCCAGGAAGCGAGGAACTCCAGGTGCCTCTGGGCAAGGTGCGCCCGCTGCCAGGCCAGAATCTCCAGGACTGCTCCCTCCACCGAAAGGCGATCCAGGGCCAGAAGCCAAGCGTCGTGGTTGCCCAGGACGCAGGTGGCCCCCGAAGCCAGCAACCAGTCCAAAACCCGGTCCCCATCCGGGTAGTAGCCCACCGCATCCCCCAGGAAGAGGACCCGGTCAAAGGCCGGGGCTTCCCTTAAGACGGCTTCGAGGGCGGGCCAGTTCCCGTGGATATCGGAGAGGACCAGGTAGCGCACGGGGTTTAGGATAGCATGAGCCCATGGCTTCCGAGCTTCTGGAACGCCTCTCCCAGGACCTGGAGGTCCTCTCCGGACACCTCCGGGCCGCCCTGGACGAGTTCGGCACCCTCCTTTGCTACCTGGAAGGGGGGAGGGGCGGGGGAACCACGCTTCTCCATGCCCCCTACACCGAGGCCATCCCCGTGCTCCAAGCCCTAAACGGCCTCGCCTTCCGGGGGCGGGTCCTCCTAGCCCTGGATCCCTCCCCCCTTTCTCCCACCCTGGAGGGAAAGCCCCTGGGCGGCCCTGCCCGTCCACCCCTGGAGCACCTCCTCAAGACCCACCGGCCAAGCCGCCTCCTCCTGGCCTTCCCTGGGGAGGGGCTGGGGATCCGGTTCCCGGGAGGCAAGGAGAGCCCGGAGGGCTGGAAACCCCTGGAGGCAGAGGGGGCGCCCCTGGTCCTCTGGGTACAGGCTCCCACGGGCCTCACCTACAAGGAGGTGCGGGCCTACGAGGCCTGGGAAAGCCCTTCCCTTCCCCTGCGCCTGCCCCAGGGCGAAGGCCCCTACCTGGGAGGGGTGGGCTGGGCCTTGGGGATTCCCACCTACGGGGTGGGGCTGGTAAACTTGAGGCCGGGCCTAGAGGCGGTGCTGGGCCTCTGGTAGGGGAGGAAACCATGTTCTACGCTGGGCTGATCGCGCTGTTTGCCGTACTGGCCGCCGTGGTGACCCTAATTTTCTATCTGATCCTTAACCCCCGCGTCCTCACCACGGAAGGGGAGACCTTTGACCTGCGCTTCGTCCTCCTGATGCTGATCCTGATCATCCTCTCCGCGGCCACCGTG
The genomic region above belongs to Thermus sediminis and contains:
- a CDS encoding metallophosphoesterase family protein, which gives rise to MRYLVLSDIHGNWPALEAVLREAPAFDRVLFLGDAVGYYPDGDRVLDWLLASGATCVLGNHDAWLLALDRLSVEGAVLEILAWQRAHLAQRHLEFLASWPWQKEVEGALLVHGSPCDPLEYLDDLFLAREAFACTEARLTLHGHTHLAGAFLELSGPKPWVRYQAFPEGGELVLPPTVRALANPGSVGQPRDGVPGAAFALWEGSRLEFHRVGYDLEAVRKRLLEEGFPQWLHTRLTLGE